Below is a genomic region from Castanea sativa cultivar Marrone di Chiusa Pesio chromosome 2, ASM4071231v1.
CTTAAGATTTTGAGGGTGATGGTGTCTGACATGAATTCAGTATCCTTCAGCTcatgtaaacaaaaaaataaaaataaaaattctatatcaTTAATTCTACTACTACTAATACTCAAGCTAAATGTACCAAAATCTTTGCTTCATATTGGCCAGTGCACAAAGAAATTGATGATCCATTTTCCAGCAGAATAATGTGCAAAGgagaaatttgggtttttttcatAATTCAGTAAACAAGCAACAATTTTCTAATTCTCTACTTTCCTGAGTAAGTAATGAtcattttgaattatttatgtgatatatgtttttaatttccttttttacTAGTCCGCGAACGCAGAACCAAGTAAAATATAATAGACCAGTAGGCAGttgttaaattttctatttataaaacCAACCAAAGACTTAAATCACCAACACATTGTAATAAACTGGTACCAGATTGAAACATAAGAAAAAATTGCTGTAAGGTAAGATGACAAACCTTGAAATGGgttcttcctttttcttgatTCAACTATGCCACAACTTTCCGCTTCACCAACACTACATGAACCTCCACAATCTCCGGTGTCTTCACCAGTATGCTTGAACTGTTCAAAAAACACTTTATCGGTCACACCATTTGGCTCTGCTTCCCCACCTTTGTTGGCCCCATTATGGCCATCAATGGAGCCACTTGATTCTCTTGGACCTGGACCCAGCAATGATGAAAAAGGCCTCGACTTTCCCTGTCACAAATTTGAACCTTTTCCTCTTAGAGTTCTGgatttcatattttaatatgaaacaCGCACAATAATGATATCAATTCAAAttctgataaatttttttattagaaaagaaacaaacaatgtcaaatatatatattttctaggCCAAAATGCAGTTGGTCACTAAATTTTACCCAACAAGTGTTTCAAGTCCACAAAGTTTCAAGTAActgcttttactttttagttgCTAACAAACTTAAAATGATCGGTTTCAGtccttaataaaaaataaaaagagattgaTTTTTAGTTACTAacaagcttcttttttttgtttttttggagaaatactGTAGTTACTAACAAGCTAAAACTAAAAGTGATCTCTTTTCTCTAATATGTCTAATAGAGTAATGACATGTCAAGTTTTAATTTGGTTAAGGAATTAAAATCACTCTTTTTTTGTGGTGGTCCATATAACAAACTCACACAAAAGATTGcgagtaataataaataaatcccAGAATCTGCTTATATTTTCTCAGCACCCAAACAGACAGACTAAAATACCTTACCTGAACCGTTCTGGGTGGCACGGAAGTAGCATGCAGTTTCCTGTCAAGGAAGTCCGCGAGCGACACGTGTGAGCCCTTCTTCGAAGCTTTGTTCTGGACACCTTCTTTAAAATCATTTGAACTAATCTCAtgtacaacaaaaaaataaataaagaaattagcatcaatttaattaatcaaaatggattaatgaagaaaaagaattaaggGTATTTGGTTTAATAAGTACGAATTAGAAGAGCGAGAGAGGAATGAGGAGGCGCTAGAGCGCTGCCCCAAAGCCCTGATGACTGTGATTGAACTTGAACAAGCGTCTTTTGGTTTCATTTCTtaacctttcttcttcttcttctttttttatctcattttaatagttttgagttttgagcgCCCACAGTTTGAAATATTTGCGACAATTGAAATGTTTGGTTTCCCGGTTACTTTCCTAAATTGTACTTTTGCGTTGCCCTTAACATTAGGCCGAATTTATTACACTATTcccaatccaattttttttttcttttcttttttccttttttttgagGATAGTGTGTTAAATTATCATCTTTTGGGCTTTTGTCATGGTTTCATTTTCTAAGTTTCAAAATGCACCGATAGCTGTGagtcacctttttttttcttttttttttttggcatagatGCACTTTTAGCGCttatatttttcacttttttctattttggtctctatattttatttttactactttaaTACGTGACATTTAAGTCTTTTTTGTCACTCAACTAACGACAAAAGCTGACATGGCTGATGgagagaattaaaaattatttaaaaccattacaaataataataataaattttattttataattaaaaaaatcatgtcagcatataaatttaaaaaattaatttattaattttaactaaataaaaaaattaaaaactaaaaatcatatGAATTGAGATCAaagtgtgtcttgaacaagaacacaaactcaaaaattaaaaatccaaaaattaaaaatctcaaaatcaccattttctcaaactcaaaaaataaaatccaaaattcacaaaccaaaaaaattaaactagagATCCACATcaaaataaacatgaacaagaaattaaacatgaaaacaaaattaaaacaaaaaacaaaaaacaaaattaaaatccagtTCATCTCCAACAAGAACTCTAAAGAACACAAATTCAGATTTAAACATAAGAACACATGCCCAAATTTTCTAGCATTTTCTTGccctttcttgtcaaccaaacacaaaaacgcAAACACAAACTGATTTccaacaagaacaaaaacacaaacacaaacacaaacccagcaacagATCTtccttgtcaaccaaacacaaaagcaACAAATACAAACCCAGCAACTGACGACAATGAGGACAAAGACGTGGAGAAGCTTCTAGAGCCGTTCACGAAGGACCATCTTGTGGCTCTGATCAAGAAGGGAGTGAGCAAGCACCCGGACTTGATTGAAATCGTGCGTGAGCTCGCTGATGCGGACCCCTCCCACCGCAAGATCTTCATCCACGGCCTCGACTGGGACACCACCGCTAAAACCCTCACCTCCGTCTTTGGCAAGTATGGGAGATCGAGGATTGCAAGGCAGTCAACGATTGCGTCTCCGGTAAGTCCAAAGGCTACACCTTTATTCTCTTCAAGTGCCGGAGCAGTGCCCAGAATGCTCTCAAGCAGCCCCAGAAGCAAATCGGCAATTGCACCACCCCATGGCCGAGACCCATGGCCACACACATCAGTTGCTGATATTTGAACATAAACACAAGatcacaaatttaaaatttgaaaagaaacaagcaccgagagagagaaagagagagtcatggatttgaaaagaaagaagaaaaacaaagatacaaacacaaatagAGCAAGTAATGGATctagaaaaaatgaagaaaaagaagtataaaatGAGAGTGAATGAGAGTCGGCCATGGCTAAGATAGCTctgttttcataaaaaatgccacatcaggaAAAGCTGGATTTCTCTGTGTTTGGGTAGAAagaaaatttctgggtttgggtTCGGGTTCgagtgaaaagaaaatttatgggtttgtgtttaagtttgttggttgggtttgtgtttatgtttgttggTTGGGCTTGATTGGTGGATGGGGTGGATggttttttttgtattttgggtagagagtgtttatgtttgttggCTAGGTGGATTTTTATGTGTTTGGGTAGAGTcttcaatattttaaatatctGGGCAATCAAACATGTTTAGGGGAGATCATGAAGAATATGAACAGTCATGGTCTTCCCAAaaactaatgatttttttttttaattttaatgtttttttaaatttaattaattaattaatgtgtgtgattatattaaattttttattccacCGTCAGCCACATCAACTTTTGTCATTAGTTGGGTGACAAAAAGGACCTAAATGttacgcgttaattggtttagggactaaaagtggtaaaaataaaatgtaggaaccaaaatagagaaaagtgcaaaatgtagagactaaaagtgcatttacgccttttttttttaccaatgtCAAGTTACAACTTACAGGCTagattcccaaaaaaaaaatttggagccCTAAGAGCAATCACACCAATCaatgtaaaatacaaaaagtgagttttacttattttttcgGCCAAAATTGATAATTAACATTGTTTACCAAGCAATATAATTAGTGGGTCTTGttttcaaactatatatatattactaacatctcgagtctctaagactcgatttaggCCTCTAAAttgagtctttgagactcgatttccatggtCTGATcacgtctgatgtggcattttttccacatAGCGTCTACCTAGAAATCAAGTCTCTAATACTCGATTTATATGACAACTCTTTACAAATcaagtaaaatgttttacaaatcAAGTCCTCTCTCACcactctctatttttttttctttccttttcaccattctccctctctctccgcTCTCACCTGATCTGcaatcctttttttattttttaaatctggGTTTGCAGACTGCAtgtaggtggtggtggtgatggatcCAAGCAGTAGTGGTTGCTAATCGGTGGTTTTGATGGGTGGGTGGCTGGGTGGGTTTTGATGGTTGCTAATCATTAAGGTTGCTGATCGGTGGGGTGATgggtgggttttgattttgggtagGCGGGTTGGGAGTGGTGGCTGGCTGGGCTTGGATGAAATCGGATTGGATGAAATCGGTGGCTGGGTTGGGAGTGGTAGACGGAGTGGTGACCGGATCATTTTTGGGTTTGCCATCGTGGGCATACGTTTTGCTCACCGTAGATTTGCCACCGtggatttgggttttgcttGTCGTGGATCTGGGCTTGCTCgccttgggtttttttttttttgtggtgggttttgctcAGTCATGATCTTCTACAAACCCCATGGTGGTGAGTGGATTTTGATGTGGGATAGGCAAAatgtgggttttggtggttgttgtgTTTCTGggatttcttaaaattttcttttgggtaTTTCTGGGAATGAATTGTAAATGACttagacttaaattttttttggcttataaatcgaatcttagagactcgatttccatgtgGACGCCACGTGGAAAATACGCCAAATCAGATGTAATTAGAACACTGAAATCAAGTCTTTGAGACTCAATTTATGGGCCCAAAATCGACTCTTtgagactcgagatgttagtaaaaaatatagttttgtaacattgcctactaattatattatttggcAAACAAGGTTAATTCCCAATTTTAGCCTATTTTTGCTAAAAGAAACTACCTATATCAAGTGGGTCTATAATAAATGTTACAGTAATCGTGCGTATATATACAGTTATTGTTGCTttgcattttaatattttattagttttttcctctcacCATCAGTCCTCCACGCTCTCTCTCTTCACTCTTCAACTCcatctcactttctctctctacaaccGATCAATCTATCCATCCACCGCCacaacccaaccaccaccaccacaacattACAATACATAATAATCCGACCTCAAAATTAACGGAAaatcaaacacacccacacatagACACACCAATAGAGACAGAGAAAGTATTGTTGCGAACTTATGGTTATAGGTCAGTGCTTAGAGGTCGACTGGAACATGGCTCGTTGCTTGTGAAGGAGGTCGGTGTTTGTGGATCAACTGGAACAAGTTTCTAACAATTTGTGCTTTACACTGCTTGTGGGGATGGATGCTTGTGGTGGCTTGGGGTTTGAACAGAGGGAGAGGTGATTTGACCGCAAGCGAGTGCTGATCtaagtgaagaagaagaagaagaagaaatagggGCGGCGACtgagagtgagaaaaaaaattgtgggtttggatgagagagaggtgagaggtGAGAGGTGAGAGAGATTAGATATGTGTTTACCGCGTTTgtgtgagaagagagagagatattaaatgaaaatactaataacaaaaataaaactagtGAAAAACTcccaaatattttaaattatcaaaatacactcaaatcccaaaatctacaaaatgatcaaaatatctttgaaatattcaaaataataccATTGAAATCATCAAATGCCCAAGATGACTCTAAAGTCTCCAAAATACTTCCAAATCTTCAAAGCTATCAAAATAAGATAACCAGGAATCATCAAAATTACTAAAACAACCCTTCAAAACCTCAAAGATGATTATACCAACCAATcttcaaaataatcaaaacacccttaaaaactccaaaattaaCGAcgtattttttattcttcaaacTCATACATAAAAACCACCACTCTCATCACAAATATACTAACGTAGGAAGAAAAAAGTATGATGATGACAGAGGAGAGGTGATACTACCATTTGAAGGTCTTAGCCCAATATAAAGTATGCTTGAAAAGGAGTACTCCTTCTCATGCGGGATAGAGAGGACAAAGTGGGAGAAGttgaaaaaatgatatataatgtaatttattgataaatatgtttcatcaaaaagttttttttttttttttaaaatttgggaaACACACAACCAAATAATAATACCTTTTGAGACCTCACAATTTGACACATCATAATtctcatatatttatattttttctatttataaacacaatcataataaatgcttAGAATTATAATATATCTCTCCATATACAAACACTGTCATAATaaatacctaataatattcatCAAAATGGTCAAACATCGTgtttagataaataaataaaattgtattagGTTACTTTTTTGTACATTGCAAGGATTATGAacttgtgtgtgtatatactGTGAGAGACCGCGAAAAGgagggtgctctcaaaaaagagatttgggtgctttaaggcacctctctttttggtaATTGTGTGGAATTACCACTTacttttttatacaaaaaaaaaaagataaataaaatgatatgtccaaaatacctcaaatgtcattaataaaaaaagagtacaaTTTTGGTAGCATaaccttacaaggctttggtcttagttacaatctaccaaaattaaagacaaaacaCTAATTTACTAACCAAAATCCTAAGTTCTGGGGCTAAGTTACggaatgagaaggtgttagacacccattccgcccagacaaaatctggtcttctagactctaataACCATTATATACCCTTTTGTATGATGTTGAATGACATGTTATAACACACATGTAACAAACACttgataaaattaatttaaacaaatttgtCCTATGAATATGTcatctttttaaagaaaaattagatctgttttgaaaagttaaaaaaaaaaaattgagatttggTTTGCAaagaatcagatctgttttttgtAAAGGGTAAAAAGAACgattttgttaagaaaaattagatttgttttgaaaagtaaaaaaaaaaagagatttggtttgttaaaaaaaaaaatcaaatttgttttgaaaaagaGTAAAGAGAAAGATTTTTAAAAGATGATTCATATTCATGAGACAAACTTATTATGCATACATCacatattaaaaagaaagactTTAACCTaactcttaattttttctttgaaatttcaaaatctgtaattttataataaaaaaaagaaaaattttcagatatgtatttaatgaaaatatagattttttttgtggttgaaaaaaattcagatctgtatttaatgaaaatacagatcagttttgtgactagaaaaaattcagatctatatttaatgaaaatacaaagcAATTTTGTGACcagaaaaaatccaaatctgtatttaaattaaatacatgTCAGTTTTGTGACTAGAAAAAATACAGaccatttttgaatttttttaaaaaagggttTGATGATCATTAGCAGGttttgaaatcaaagaaaaaaataaaaacaaacaatcaactaaagaacatgtcaaagaaaattCAAACTAAGTATATAAGCATGgcaaatatgaattaaaaacaatGCATAATGAAATCAAACATATTAACCAAATTCATGCAACGAACAATCACAACATATTAATTagtggaaaagaaaaacaaacagaaGAATGAAACTAgatacctcttgcatgagcgtgctcttcaatagaagaatattttagaaatcaaagaagttttcacttctttgaggtctaaaatactttacttacaaaaaagaagtttttaaAGCAAAAGCCTCCAGAACATCTTTAACATAAGGGGAGTAGAGAAGTCAAAAAAGAAGATTCCTTAATTATGAtctttttcctctatttatagaggttgggatGCTTAAAAAACAATCTGAATGAGATCTGATACAAATTGGAATgtgtccttatctctaaaaagtctaaaaagATAGGTTTTATCTCAATTAGGAAGCTCTTGAGCCGGGCTGAGCTCAGGCCAATCGGCACTCCAAGAGTGTCGACAGGCCCTCTTGGGTGCCAGGCTCGCGTTTGAGTTTTGGTTCAATTTGGACTcattttttgaggatttttgaGCCAAAAATTGCACCTAGAcgcattttttattcatattctaaaaaataatcattttttcttgatattcagGTATTTAAAGTGGTAATTATCTTATagataaatatttcaaaaagacTTAATTATCCATACATTCTTTATTATCTGATTATccactttattcccatgcaagcaagcttattttttacactaaccaacaaccaatcacaaaattatttaattaattttaattgtttaaccaattagaattaatttaaattaatcatgcatgATCGgttccacccaaacaaaatgcatgcaaaccatgaaaacttgatcatgtgatatctttcaattcgACGGTCCCATTTAGGAATCGAACATTTCGTCGTGActattagaatctcaagatcatttttatgatatgcaatgaatgaattgatgcatgtaatgcaactctaaatttCGGGTATAGGAATGGTTACTCTAGccatcttccaagattaaattatgggtgcaaaatcgagtgtttaCAGAATGCCCTGCATTGATAGAGCTTGCGAAGCGAATGTCAATataaaacaaagacactgattTTAGTAGCCATGGTTTAATCGAGGTTGATCTTTCAAAGATTGCCTAGCCCTAGAACCTAGAACCTAAAACCTTGGGACATAGAACTAGTGCTTTgctgttttaaaaaatgagaaCTGTGAATACTTAATCTACCTAATAACTGACGAACCTGAACTAAATCTTGAAATTTGAGGTGactgagaggcttctctatctcaatctgaATATGGGGTGATTGAGAGGCTTATCTATCTTAATCTGCATGTGAGGGCGAacaagaggcttctctatcttgatTTGAATGGAAAGCAAttaagaggcttctctatctttaTCTGAATCGAAAGTaaccaagaggcttctctatcttggaACCTGGggcgattgagaggcttctctatctcaatctgaAATTAGAGGTGAttaagaggcttctctatcttgatcTGAATGGGAGGTAACCAAAAGGTTTCTCTATCTTGGAACCTGGGGTAATTGAGAGgtttctctatctcaatctggAATTGGAGGCGATctagaggcttctctatcttgatTTGAATGGGAGGTaaccaagaggcttctctatcttgaaACTCGGGCTATTGAGAGGCTTCTCAATCTCAATCTGAAACTCGAGGCGACGAAGAGATTTTCTATCTTGATCTGAATGGGAGATaaccaagaggcttctctatcttggaACCTAGggcgattgagaggcttctctatctcaatttGAAACTGTGGCAACTGAGATGCTTCTTTATCTTGATATGAATGTATCTTGATCTGAATGGGAGGTaaccaagaggcttctctatcttgatctgaatggaaggtaaccaagagGTTTTTCTATCTTGAGACCTGAggcgattgagaggcttctctatctcaatttAAGACTATGGCGACCAAGTGGCTTCTTTATCTTGATTtgaatggaaggtaaccaagaaGCTTCTCTATCTTAGGAACCTAAGGTTTTGCCTGCAAAAGACCAAAGCTTGggattagattttaaatgatTGGTGCTTTGTTGTTCCACTATTTTGAGATGTGtgattttcctctctctctttttttagaaTTGAATTTGCTCTTCAGAATagaaagccttttttttttttgtagtcctttgaaaaaaaaattctatcatttattcttattcttcttcttctttttttttttttttttgaactttgaaatttgaaattttctttaaaaaaaaaacactctttaTTCATGATCATCCtagaaaattcatttttcttccttcaaaattgaaaatttttattgaaattgatacCATCCGTTTTTAGAAAATCTTTGAaaaaccccttttttttatatcttttactTCAtcttttgaaaacaaaacaaaataaaacaaaacaaaagataaaaaaatttgggttagTTGACTGAGTCAACTCAATCAAACCTGAGTTGACTTGGCAACTCAGGTGTGTTAAAAAAGGGGGGTCGAATTTTTGGCCCCCTTTTGTGCTTATTTTCatcatcatttttgttttcttctccttcttcactCTCTCCTCTTC
It encodes:
- the LOC142626107 gene encoding uncharacterized protein LOC142626107 isoform X2 → MKPKDACSSSITVIRALGQRSSASSFLSRSSNSSNDFKEGVQNKASKKGSHVSLADFLDRKLHATSVPPRTVQGKSRPFSSLLGPGPRESSGSIDGHNGANKGGEAEPNGVTDKVFFEQFKHTGEDTGDCGGSCSVGEAESCGIVESRKRKNPFQGAGGDEKYVARKHLLVLGGDPKPNEKGKDEKYNRKNKQRPLYNHYANGCGWWDCNMEGVDNEEVGFSEVWEGVGSTTLGGIEWH
- the LOC142626107 gene encoding uncharacterized protein LOC142626107 isoform X1, coding for MKPKDACSSSITVIRALGQRSSASSFLSRSSNSSNDFKEGVQNKASKKGSHVSLADFLDRKLHATSVPPRTVQGKSRPFSSLLGPGPRESSGSIDGHNGANKGGEAEPNGVTDKVFFEQFKHTGEDTGDCGGSCSVGEAESCGIVESRKRKNPFQGAGGDEKYVARKHLLVLGGDPKPNEKGKDEKYNRKNKQRPLYNHSDANGCGWWDCNMEGVDNEEVGFSEVWEGVGSTTLGGIEWH